One window of Quercus robur chromosome 12, dhQueRobu3.1, whole genome shotgun sequence genomic DNA carries:
- the LOC126708733 gene encoding protein SLOW WALKER 1-like, with amino-acid sequence MAEPNSTFKPIKPKLKPKPRTPNQTPESKYWSSFKTHQIPDLISSITSLTFSPSPPHPFAATHSTSLKIFNPQTLSPSSTISSFSDVVSSASFRCDGLLIAASDLSGLIQVFDVKTRTPLRKLRSHTRPVRFLKYPLHDKLHLVSGGDDAVVKYWDVASETPLLELLGHKDYVRCGDFSPVSHEMCVTGSYDHTVKLWDVRVTGSKTVMEVNHGKPVESVVFLPSGGLVATAGGNSVKIWDFIGGGKMVYSMESHTKTVTSVCVGRVGKENVEEGREHRVLSVGLDGYMKVFDYGRMKVTHSMRFPAPLMSIGFSPDCGVRVIGSSNGVMYVGKRKTKEENVESGLRSFWSLGVEQERRVMRPSYFRYFHRGQGDKPKEGDYLVMRPKKVKLAEHDKLLKKFRHKEALVSVLGNKNPENVVAVMEELVARRKLLKCVENLDNEELGLLLMFLQKYSTVPRFSGLLMGLTKKVLEMRVEDIRGSEALKGQIRNLKRSVEEEIRIQHSLQELQGIISPLLRIAGRG; translated from the coding sequence ATGGCGGAACCAAATTCAACCTTCAAACCCATCAAACCGAAgctcaaacccaaacccagaaCCCCAAACCAAACCCCAGAATCAAAGTACTGGTCCTCCTTCAAAACCCACCAAATCCCAGACCTCATCTCCTCCATCACTTCCCTCACTTTCTCTCCTTCGCCTCCTCACCCCTTCGCCGCTACTCACTCCACTTCACTCAAAATCTTCAATCCCCAAACCCTCTCTCCTTCCTCCACCATCTCCTCCTTCTCCGACGTCGTTTCCTCCGCCTCGTTCCGCTGTGACGGCCTCTTGATCGCCGCGTCTGACCTCTCGGGTCTAATCCAAGTGTTCGATGTCAAAACGCGGACCCCACTTCGTAAACTCAGGTCCCACACACGCCCAGTACGTTTTCTCAAATACCCACTTCATGATAAGCTCCATTTGGTCTCTGGTGGCGATGATGCTGTTGTTAAGTACTGGGATGTTGCTTCTGAGACTCCACTTTTAGAGCTTTTGGGTCATAAGGACTATGTGCGTTGTGGTGATTTTTCACCTGTTAGTCATGAAATGTGTGTCACTGGGTCTTATGATCATACGGTTAAGCTTTGGGATGTGAGAGTGACTGGTTCGAAAACAGTTATGGAGGTTAACCATGGAAAACCAGTTGAAAGTGTCGTTTTTTTGCCATCCGGGGGGTTAGTTGCTACTGCAGGTGGGAATTCGGTTAAGATCTGGGATTTTATTGGAGGTGGGAAGATGGTTTATTCGATGGAGAGTCATACCAAGACGGTTACTTCAGTTTGTGTAGGGAGAGTTGGGAAGGAGAATGTTGAGGAAGGGAGGGAGCATAGGGTTTTGAGTGTGGGATTGGATGGGTATATGAAGGTGTTCGATTATGGGAGGATGAAGGTCACACATTCTATGAGGTTCCCTGCACCACTTATGTCAATTGGGTTTTCACCAGATTGTGGGGTGAGAGTGATTGGGAGTTCGAATGGGGTAATGTATGTTGGGAAGAGAAAAACGAAGGAGGAGAATGTGGAGAGTGGTTTGAGAAGCTTTTGGAGTTTAGGTGTGGAGCAGGAGAGAAGGGTTATGAGGCCTTCATATTTTCGGTATTTTCATAGAGGGCAGGGTGATAAGCCTAAGGAGGGGGATTATTTGGTTATGAGGCCAAAGAAGGTAAAGTTGGCAGAGCATGATAAGTTGTTGAAGAAGTTTAGGCACAAGGAGGCACTGGTGTCAGTGTTGGGCAATAAGAATCCGGAGAATGTGGTGGCGGTGATGGAGGAATTGGTGGCAAGGAGGAAATTGTTGAAGTGTGTTGAGAATCTGGATAATGAGGAGCTTGGCTTGCTGTTGATGTTCTTACAAAAGTATTCTACAGTGCCAAGATTCTCAGGTTTGTTGATGGGATTGACGAAGAAGGTTCTTGAAATGCGGGTTGAAGATATCAGAGGTTCTGAGGCCTTGAAGGGTCAAATTAGAAACCTTAAGCGGTCTGTTGAGGAGGAGATACGGATACAACATTCTTTGCAAGAGCTACAGGGTATCATTTCTCCTTTATTGAGGATTGCTGGAAGGGGATGA